One window of Longimicrobium sp. genomic DNA carries:
- a CDS encoding arylesterase, translated as MSILSSLRRAGPVVALAALIVGCGAPESNGSAESSSNPAGSAEDDVAADRRVVMFLGTSLTDGYGLEREQAYPALIQQKIDSAGLPFEVVNAGLSGERSAGALQRVRGWLLKQPFDVLVIETGANDMLNGLPVAELRSNIQGIIDTVRAAKPNTRIVLVGMLAAPNLGRTYVDRFNRVYPDLAEENDVPLVPFLLEGVATERDLNIADAIHPNAQGHHILARTVWKALEPVLRDAGTGQRGV; from the coding sequence GCCGGGCCGGTAGTGGCCCTGGCGGCCCTGATTGTCGGGTGCGGCGCCCCCGAAAGCAACGGCTCCGCCGAAAGTTCGTCCAACCCCGCCGGCTCCGCCGAGGACGACGTGGCCGCCGACCGGCGTGTGGTGATGTTCCTGGGCACCAGCCTTACCGACGGGTACGGGCTGGAGCGCGAGCAGGCGTATCCCGCGCTGATCCAGCAGAAGATCGACTCCGCCGGGCTGCCGTTCGAGGTGGTGAACGCAGGCTTGAGCGGCGAGCGCAGCGCCGGGGCCCTGCAGCGCGTCCGCGGCTGGCTCCTCAAGCAGCCCTTCGACGTGCTGGTGATCGAGACGGGCGCCAACGACATGCTCAACGGCCTGCCCGTCGCCGAGCTGCGCTCCAACATCCAGGGGATCATCGACACCGTGCGCGCCGCCAAGCCCAACACGCGCATCGTGCTCGTGGGGATGCTCGCCGCGCCCAACCTGGGGCGCACCTACGTGGATCGCTTCAACCGCGTGTACCCCGACCTGGCCGAGGAGAACGACGTCCCGCTCGTCCCCTTCCTGCTCGAAGGCGTGGCGACGGAGCGCGACCTGAACATCGCCGACGCCATACACCCCAACGCGCAAGGGCACCACATTCTCGCCCGCACGGTGTGGAAGGCGCTGGAGCCGGTGCTGCGCGACGCCGGCACGGGGCAGCGCGGAGTCTGA
- a CDS encoding DinB family protein → MTDTASAPSLKQLALGDLEHELETTRRVLDRVPEQHLDWKPHAKSFSLGQLATHLTQMPFWVTTTITQDELDVAGAPRTEPLDTHAAIMRRFDDNVADAREALQNADESTFGNKWSLKAGDHVILSMPRLAVLRSFCLSHMIHHRGQLSVYLRLLDVPVPSIYGPTADEQ, encoded by the coding sequence ATGACCGATACCGCATCCGCCCCGTCGCTCAAGCAACTCGCGCTGGGCGACCTGGAACACGAGCTGGAGACCACGCGCCGCGTGCTGGACCGCGTGCCCGAGCAGCACCTGGACTGGAAGCCGCACGCGAAGTCGTTCAGCCTGGGGCAGCTGGCCACGCACCTGACCCAGATGCCGTTCTGGGTTACGACCACGATCACGCAGGACGAACTGGATGTGGCCGGGGCCCCGCGAACCGAGCCGCTCGACACGCACGCGGCGATCATGCGCCGCTTCGACGACAACGTAGCCGACGCACGCGAGGCTCTGCAGAACGCGGATGAGTCGACATTCGGAAATAAGTGGAGCCTGAAGGCTGGCGACCACGTGATCCTGTCGATGCCGCGGCTGGCGGTGCTGCGCAGCTTCTGCCTCAGCCACATGATCCACCACCGCGGGCAGTTGAGCGTGTACCTGCGCCTCCTCGACGTGCCGGTGCCCTCCATCTACGGCCCGACCGCAGACGAGCAGTAA
- the mscL gene encoding large conductance mechanosensitive channel protein MscL, translating into MISEFRNFITRGNVLDLAVGIVIGAAFTGVVQSFVNDVLMPPIGLLLGGVDFSELYLHLGRGTFPTRAAAVEAGAPIISYGLFINNVIAFLITAFAVFLIIKAYQRTRPPEAPPAAAEKQCPFCYSRIHLAAIRCPHCTSELAPA; encoded by the coding sequence ATGATCAGCGAATTCCGGAACTTCATTACCCGCGGCAACGTGCTGGACCTCGCCGTAGGGATCGTCATCGGCGCCGCGTTCACGGGCGTGGTGCAGTCGTTCGTGAACGACGTGCTGATGCCGCCCATCGGCCTGCTGCTCGGCGGCGTCGACTTCTCGGAGCTGTACCTGCACCTGGGCCGCGGCACCTTCCCGACCCGCGCCGCGGCGGTGGAAGCAGGCGCGCCGATCATCAGCTACGGCCTGTTCATCAACAACGTGATCGCGTTCCTGATCACCGCCTTCGCCGTCTTCCTGATCATCAAGGCCTACCAGCGCACCCGCCCGCCCGAAGCGCCGCCCGCCGCCGCCGAGAAGCAGTGCCCGTTCTGCTACTCCCGCATCCACCTGGCCGCCATCCGCTGCCCCCACTGCACGTCGGAACTGGCCCCGGCCTGA
- a CDS encoding helix-turn-helix domain-containing protein, translating into MGFGIDVRDGLEWLRSAGLIIVPGIMDVRRPLPAAVVEALRGAHQNGAVIASICTGAFVLAAAGLLDGRRATTHWLDAELLSKMYPETRVDPAVLYVDEGQILTSGGLAAGMDLCLHIVRRDYGPAVANTVARRLVMAPHRDGGQAQFIERPVPSADQRGLGPTRAWILEHLAEPLTLASMAAHSHMSRRTFARQFPRETGVSAVRWVLDQRVLRARELLESTDSSVARIASQVGFGSALSLRQHFVRVLRTTPAAYRKTFRSAHG; encoded by the coding sequence ATGGGCTTCGGCATCGACGTCAGGGACGGCCTGGAGTGGCTGCGCTCGGCAGGGCTGATCATCGTGCCGGGAATCATGGACGTGCGCCGGCCGCTCCCTGCTGCCGTCGTCGAGGCGCTCCGCGGCGCCCACCAGAACGGCGCGGTGATCGCGTCCATCTGTACGGGGGCGTTCGTGCTTGCGGCCGCGGGTCTCCTGGATGGACGCCGGGCGACCACTCACTGGCTCGATGCAGAGCTCCTCTCGAAGATGTACCCTGAAACACGCGTCGATCCCGCGGTGCTGTACGTAGACGAAGGCCAGATTCTGACCTCCGGTGGGCTGGCGGCGGGTATGGATCTTTGCCTGCACATCGTGCGGCGGGACTATGGGCCCGCGGTCGCCAACACCGTCGCGCGGCGCCTGGTCATGGCGCCGCACCGCGATGGCGGGCAGGCGCAGTTCATCGAGCGTCCCGTTCCCAGCGCCGACCAGCGGGGACTCGGCCCCACGCGCGCGTGGATCCTCGAGCACCTTGCCGAGCCGCTTACACTCGCCTCGATGGCGGCACATTCCCATATGAGCCGGCGTACGTTCGCCCGCCAATTCCCACGTGAAACAGGCGTCTCGGCAGTCCGGTGGGTGCTCGACCAGCGGGTGCTCCGGGCGAGAGAGCTGCTCGAATCTACGGACTCCTCCGTCGCCAGGATTGCCTCCCAGGTCGGCTTTGGGTCCGCGCTCTCACTTCGGCAGCACTTCGTGCGCGTCCTGCGTACCACCCCGGCGGCCTATCGCAAAACCTTCCGGAGCGCGCACGGGTGA